A DNA window from Amycolatopsis sp. DSM 110486 contains the following coding sequences:
- a CDS encoding MaoC/PaaZ C-terminal domain-containing protein: MDSDLIPKPVNASGLWADDLHEGMAFRSSTYVVTEEQIITFATTFDPQLYHLDADGARGTFFDGLVASGRHTAAITMRLLVTSALPLATGIVGAAIDLARPSAARAGDALRVEGQIDKLSFSRSRPSRATVLMSYKTEDQDGDVRQSTSARVLTFRRPEAGD, from the coding sequence ATGGACAGCGACCTCATTCCGAAGCCCGTGAACGCCTCCGGGCTGTGGGCCGACGACCTGCACGAGGGGATGGCGTTCCGGTCCTCGACCTACGTCGTGACCGAAGAACAGATCATCACCTTCGCGACGACGTTCGACCCGCAGCTCTACCACCTCGACGCCGACGGCGCGCGGGGCACGTTCTTCGACGGGCTCGTCGCGAGCGGCCGGCACACCGCGGCGATCACCATGCGCCTGCTGGTGACCTCCGCGCTGCCGCTCGCCACAGGCATCGTCGGCGCGGCCATCGACCTGGCGCGGCCGTCGGCGGCCCGCGCGGGTGATGCGCTGCGCGTCGAGGGGCAGATCGACAAGCTCAGCTTCTCGCGGTCGCGGCCCTCGCGGGCCACCGTGCTGATGTCGTACAAGACGGAGGACCAGGACGGCGACGTCCGGCAGAGCACGT
- a CDS encoding MFS transporter — protein sequence MEISSGRRVAALSSLVVAVSVVLLGSTILNVALPEMTQALALTNVGQQWVLNSYTLTFAGFLLIAGTVGDRFGLRRTLLVGLAGFIVVTALASLPTTVGFVIAMRALMGVFAAAIMPTTLAIILRLYPTQKRAGAIVVWAAASGISISAGPLAGGLMLSAGLWWGSVLVLVGVLALIALLASLIVVPRLPASGTGELRFLPVVLSIAGIGLLVLGVLDGGQTSDWLGFTTLCPVVVGLALLAVLIVSEGRRDDALADVRLFRDRGFAMSVLALSVAALVVFGAMYLLTFYLQVARGYTPFQTGLLFIPMSAGLVIGAPISRRLVERLGTGPTIAAGLLLITVAMTVIAFYSMTTSVVLILSVFLALALGFALVLSPGTTAAMSTVPGSRVGAGSALLNTARQVSSALGVAVLGSLLWSAYGSDVGPALATLPTGEQGDARQSLSGTLAVLHDHPGITAARSAFLSALHLTSLVAGGVALVCAVLVGVTASLGHTRAAAVPS from the coding sequence GTGGAGATTTCGAGTGGGCGCCGGGTTGCCGCGTTGTCCTCGCTCGTGGTCGCCGTGTCGGTGGTGCTGCTGGGAAGCACGATCCTCAACGTCGCACTGCCGGAGATGACGCAGGCCCTCGCTCTGACCAACGTGGGGCAGCAGTGGGTGCTCAACAGCTACACCTTGACGTTCGCGGGATTCCTGTTGATCGCCGGCACGGTGGGCGATCGATTCGGGCTTCGCCGAACTCTGCTGGTCGGGCTGGCGGGATTCATCGTCGTGACCGCGCTCGCGTCGCTCCCCACGACGGTGGGGTTCGTCATCGCGATGCGCGCGCTGATGGGGGTCTTCGCCGCGGCGATCATGCCGACGACGCTCGCGATCATCCTGCGCCTGTACCCGACGCAGAAGCGTGCCGGAGCGATTGTGGTGTGGGCGGCCGCGTCCGGAATCTCGATCTCGGCCGGCCCGCTGGCGGGGGGTCTGATGCTCAGTGCGGGCCTGTGGTGGGGCTCCGTGCTCGTGCTCGTCGGTGTTCTGGCACTGATCGCACTTCTCGCGTCGCTCATCGTCGTTCCCCGCCTGCCGGCGTCTGGGACCGGAGAACTCCGATTCCTGCCTGTGGTCCTGTCCATCGCAGGAATCGGGCTGCTCGTCCTCGGGGTGCTCGACGGGGGCCAGACCAGTGATTGGCTGGGCTTCACGACGCTCTGCCCCGTGGTGGTCGGGCTGGCGCTCCTGGCGGTGCTGATCGTGAGCGAGGGGCGACGAGACGATGCGCTCGCGGACGTACGGTTGTTCCGCGACCGGGGCTTCGCGATGTCCGTGCTCGCGCTGAGCGTCGCCGCGCTGGTCGTGTTCGGCGCCATGTACCTGCTGACCTTCTACCTGCAGGTCGCCCGCGGCTACACGCCGTTCCAGACCGGTCTGCTCTTCATCCCGATGTCCGCCGGGCTCGTGATCGGGGCTCCGATATCGCGGCGACTGGTGGAGCGCCTCGGAACAGGACCGACCATCGCCGCCGGCCTGCTGCTGATCACGGTCGCGATGACGGTGATCGCGTTCTACTCGATGACGACCTCGGTCGTGCTCATCCTCTCGGTCTTTTTGGCGCTCGCACTCGGTTTCGCCCTGGTGCTCAGCCCTGGAACGACCGCGGCGATGAGCACGGTGCCGGGCTCCCGTGTCGGTGCCGGATCGGCGCTCCTGAACACCGCGCGACAGGTTTCCAGCGCATTGGGTGTGGCGGTTCTCGGTTCATTGCTGTGGTCCGCATACGGCTCCGACGTCGGGCCGGCCCTCGCCACACTGCCCACCGGGGAACAGGGGGACGCGCGGCAGTCCCTGTCCGGCACGTTGGCCGTGCTGCACGACCACCCGGGGATCACCGCTGCCCGCAGCGCGTTCCTCAGCGCACTGCATCTCACCTCTCTCGTAGCGGGTGGTGTCGCACTCGTGTGCGCTGTCCTCGTCGGGGTGACCGCATCGCTCGGCCACACCCGGGCGGCAGCGGTGCCGAGCTAA